In the genome of Streptomyces sp. SAI-127, the window CCTGGCCACGGCCGCATAGTAAGCGGGGTAGTCGCCGGAAAGGGTGGGGACGGGGCTGCCGCCTCCCGTCACGGGGGACTCGCCCGAGCCGAGCCGGCCCCACAGCGACTCCGGCTCCCGGCCCCAGCCGGCCGCGGTCCCGGGGCGCTCGCCCTCGCGCAGGGCGGTCTCCTGCGGGTCGAGGCCGTACTTCACATAGCCCGCCTTGGAGCCCAGCACCCGGAAACGGGGGCCGAGTTGGGCGGTGGTGGCGGAGACGTAGAGGTGGGAGCGGACGCCGCTCGCGTGGGTGATCGCGATGAACGTGTCGTCGTCGATCTCGGCGCCCGGGCGGCGGACGTCCGCCTCGGCGTATACGGAGGCGGCGGGCCCGAAGAGGGTCAGGGCCTGGTCGACGACGTGACTGCCGAGGTCGTAGAGCAGACCTCCGACCTCTGCGGGGTCACCGGACTCGCGCCAGCCGCCCTTGGGCTGCGGCCGCCACCGCTCGAAGCGGGACTCGAAGCGCCATACGTCGCCCAGTTCGCCCTCGTCGAGGAGCTTGCGGAGGGTCAGGAAGTCGTTGTCCCAGCGCCGGTTCTGGAAGACGGAGAGGAGCAGTCCGCGCTCCTCGGCCAGCGCCGCCAGCCCGCGCGCCTCGGCCGCGGTTCCCGCGATCGGCTTGTCGACCACGACCGGCAGGCCCGCCTTCAGGGCGGTGGTGGCGAGCGGGACGTGCGTCTTGTTGGGGGACGCGATGACGATCAGGTCCAGGTCGGCGGCGCGGGCGAACAGCTCGTCGGCGCCCGCGACCGTACGCACGTCCGGGAACTCGGCGCGGGCCTGTTCCTGCCGCTCGGGGTTCGAGGTGACCACCGTGTCGAGGGTGAGGCCCTCGGTGGCGGCGATCAGCGGGGCGTGGAAGACGGAGCCCGCGAGGCCGTAGCCGACGAGGCCCACGCGGAGGTCAGCAGCAGTCATGGCTCCCACTTTCGCAACGCTGTTGCCAAAGTGCAAGCGTGGCGGACAATGGCAGACGTGAACAGGACGAACGGCGGCGCCAACCTCCTGGCCCTGCGCAGCCACAACACCGCGCTCGTGCTCGACCTGCTGCGGGGCGCGGGCGCCGGGGGAATCAGCCGGCTGGAACTCGCCGAGCGCACGGGTCTCACCCCCCAGGCCGTCAGCAAGATCACCGCCCGGCTCCGGGAGGAGGGCCTCGCGGTGGAGGCGGGGCACCGCGCCTCGACGGGCGGCAAGCGGCGGACCGTACTGCGACTGGTGCCGGGGGCGGGCCACGCGGTGGGCGTCCACCTGGACCGCGACTCGCTGCGGGCCGTGCTGGTGGACCTGGCGGGGACGGCGGTGGCCGAGCGGTGCGCGTGGCGCCGCGCTGGACCTGGGCGCGGGGGCGGAGGCGGTGGTGGCGGTGGTCGCGGGGGAGGTGGAGGCGCTGGCGAAGGGGGTGCGGGAAGGGGGCGGGGCGGGGACCTGTCCGGGTCCGGACACAGGGCCGTCCACCGGCGCCGCGGAGCTGCGGGGGCAGGCCGGGATGGGGGCGGCCGGTGCGGGCGCAGGTTCGTTCACCGGCACCCCGGCGCTCGCGGCCCCGGGGCCCGACTCGAAGGCCCCCTCTCTGTCTCCGGGCTCTGCGCCGGAGCCGGGTGCGGTCTCGCATCCGGTCTCCGCCCCGCAGACCGCCGTCGGTTCGCCACCGGCCTCCGGCCCCCTCCCCGGCGCCGCGGAGCTCCTCGGCGTCGGCGTCGCCCTCCCCGGCCCCCTCGATCACACCCGGGGTGTACTGCACCGCGTCACCGGCTTCCCCGAGTGGGACGGCTTTCCGCTGCGGGACGCGCTCGCGCGGCGGCTCGGGGTGCCTGTGGTGGTCGACAAGGACACCAACGCGGCCGCGCTGGGGCTCGCGGTCGCGGGGGAGCGCGGGTCGTTCGCTTATCTGCACCTCGGTACGGGGCTCGGCGCCGGGCTCGTCATCGACGGGGCCGTGCACCGGGGCGCGCGGACCGGGGCCGGGGAGTTCGGACACCAGGTCGTCCAGCTCGACGGACCGCCCTGCGGCTGCGGTGACAGGGGCTGCGTCGAGGCGCTCTGCCTGGCGGCGGTGGCCCGCGGCGACCTCGCCGAGGCGGCACGGGTCCTCGGCATCGCGGCCGGCAACCTCATCGCCCTGCTCGACATCGACCTGCTCCTGCTGGGCGGCCGTACCGTCGCCACCGCCCCGGACGCTTTCCTACGAGGGGTAGCAGCCGTCCTCGACGAACGCGCCCGGCGCGCGGGCGAGCAGCCGGTCCCCGTACGAGCCGCGCCCGGCGAGGTCGCCGACGGGGCCGCACAGCTCGTGCTGGGCCCGCTGTTCGGACGCGCCGACGCCTGACGTCCGCTGATCGAGGGGACTTCCCGGGCCTCACGGAGCGGCATCCCCGGCCGACCGCCCGCGCCCGCCAGGGTCATGTGTTTATGCGACGGTATGTGCACGCCTACACGCCAGCCCTCCTCGGCCTCGCGGCGGCAGCCGCCCTGTTCCCCGCACTCCCGGCGGCGGCCCTCCCGGCCCCCGCCACCCCGGCAGCGGTCTTCCGAGCCCCGGCACCCCCGGCGGCGGCCATGTTTCCTGCACCCTCGGCGGCTGCCGCGCTGTTCCCCGCGACTCCGGCGGCAGCCGCGCCTGCGCCCGCGCTGTTCCCCGCGCTCCCGGCGGCGGCCCTCCCGGCCCCCGCCATCTCGGTAGCGGCCGTCCGAGCCCCCGCACCCCCGGCGGCGGCCTTCCGAGCCCCCGCCGATCCCGCCACCCCCACCCCCACGGCCCGCGTCGGTGACTCCTGCGCCCCCACCGGTCGCACCTTCCCCCTCACCACCCGCATCCACGGTGGCCCCGCCGTCTACGACGCCGGTGGTGGCTACAGCGTCTGGTACCTGGACCTCACCAACACGACCCGGCGTACCTGCGCCGCCGTCCACCCCGTCGTCGTCCTCGTCGACGAGCGGCACGTCCTGAAGCCCTCCCAGGCCCGCCTCGAGTTCTACGACGGCCCCCGCACCCGCGCCGTCCGTCTCGAGAGCACCACCGAGGATGAACTCGTCGGGGCTTTCGGAGGAGCCGGGTTCACCGTCGGCCCCGGAAAGACCCTCAGCGTGAGGGTACGGCTCGCGCTCACCCCGGACGCCGTGCCGAACAAGGTCACCGTCAACGCGGCCGTCGTCCAGCGGCACGGAGAGGACGGCGACTGGGTGGGGCAGTCCAACGACTACCTCTTCGGCATCGACACCGATAGCAGCCCGCGCCCCGATCCGAGCCCACGTTCCGATCCGAGCCCGCGCCCCGACACAGCCACCCCGGAAGGCCACCCCTTCACGGACGCGGTCGAGGAACTCGCCAGCACCGGCTCCGGCGTGGCCGCCGCCGTCCTCGCGACCGTCTCCCTCCTCCTGGTCACAGTGGGCGCGATCCTGCGATCTCGCGGCCGCCGTTGACACCAAACCTTCCGAGACCTGTCCCGAACCGGCCATTCCCCCAAGATCCGGCCACTGTCTAGGCTGGGGCCGACGCAGCACGGCGTACACGCGTACGGCAGGAGACCCCGCACATGGCAGACCGCAAGCCCATCGATTCGTGGCTCACCGACATGGACGGTGTGCTCATCCACGAGGGCGTGCCGATCCCCGGCGCCGACGCCTTCCTGAAGAAGCTCCGCGAGTCCGGCAAGCCCTTCCTGGTGCTGACCAACAACTCCATCTACACCCCGCGCGACCTGCACGCCCGCCTGCGCCGCATGGGCCTGGACGTCCCGATCGAGAACATCTGGACCTCCGCCCTGGCCACCGCCCAGTTCCTGGACGACCAGCGGCCCGAGGGCACGGCGTACGTCATCGGCGAGGCGGGTCTGACCACCGCGCTGCACGACATCGGCTACATCCTCACCGACCACGAGCCCGACTACGTCGTCCTCGGGGAGACCCGCACCTACTCCTTCGAGGCCATGACCAAGGCGGTCCGGCTCATCAACGACGGTGCCCGTTTCATCTGCACCAACCCCGACGAGACCGGCCCCTCCGCGGAGGGCGCGCTGCCGGCCACCGGCGCCGTCGCCGCCCTGATCACCAAGGCGACCGGCAAGCAGCCGTACTTCGCGGGCAAGCCCAACCCGCTGATGATGCGCACCGGACTCAACACCATCGGCGCGCACTCCGAGACCAGCGCGATGATCGGCGACCGCATGGACACCGACGTCCTGGCCGGCATGGAGGCCGGCATGCAGACCTTCCTGGTGCTCACCGGCCTGACCCGCCCCGAGCAGGTCGAGGATTTCCCGTACCGGCCCTCGAAGGTCGTGGACTCCATCGCGGACCTCGTCGACCGGATCTGAGGCGACCCGAACGGAGCAACGCGGCTCCTCCTCGGGATGCGGGCCCCGGCCCCCCGGGAGACCCTCCTGGTATCTGGAGGTTCACGATGGGTTCAGTACGCCTCACTCTCTGTACCGCGGCCCTGGCTGTCGCCGCCCTCGCCCCGGCCGCGCAGGCGGCGGACGGCGGAAGCGTCTCGGTGACCCCGTCGTCCCCCGCCGCCGGCGCCGATCTCACGCTGCGGGTGACCGGCTGCGCGGGGAAGACGGCCACCGCCACCTCGGCCGCGTTCGTCGCGGACGCCCGGCTGACCGGGGCCGACGGCAGCCTCACCGGCGAGACCCGCGTCCGCTCCTCGGCCGAACCCGGCCCCTACGACGTGCAGATCACCTGCGCCGACTTCCAGGTGAAGGGCCGGATCACGGTCGTCACGGCACAGGGCATCACCGCCCACGCCCCCGCCCCCGCGACCCCCGCCGCCCCGGTGAACGCGGGCGGCGGCTGGACCGCCACCCACCTCTCCGCCATGGAGCCCCACCCCACCGGACCCGGCACCGGGCACGCGGTGACCGGGCTGGTACTCGCCGGGGTCGCGGCGGTGGCCGTAGTGCTGCGTCGCAGCCGCCGGAGTCGCGGGACGGGCTGACCCCAGATGTCCGACCGTTTCTCCGACCAGGAAGGCGGTCCCGCCCACCGCGCACACGTCTCCGGGACCGGACGGCTGGTGGCCGGCGTGACCTGGGCGGTGCTGCTGCTCGGGCTGTGGCTGTGGGGCCGCGAGGTGACCGGCGTACGGCACGCCATGTCCGCGCCGACCACCGGTGACGTGGCCGCGGTCGGGCGCCCGCCCGAGGCCGTCGAACTGCCGCCCGCCGCACGGCCCTTGAAGGGGGCGCGGCCGCAGCGCCTCGACATCCCGGACCTCGGGGTGCAGGCGCCCGTGGTGGCCCGCGGCCTGGACGCGCGGGGCGCCCTCGACCCGCCGCCCTTCGGCCAGCCCGGAATCGTCGGCTGGTACGCGGCCGGCGCGAAACCGGGGGCCGCCGGGACCGCGCTGATGGTGGGACACGTCGACACCGAGACCCGGCCCGCGGTGTTCCACAGGATCAGCGCCCTGAAGCCGGGCGAGACGGTCCGGGTGATCCGCGACGACGGCAGGGTCGCCGAGTTCACCGTCGACGACGTACGGGTCGTCAGCCGTGAGAGCTTCGACGCCCACCAGGCCTACGGCCCACGCGAGTCGGGCCGCGCCGAACTGCGCCTGATCACCTGCGGCGGCACCTTCGACCGGGCGACCCGCAGCTACTCGGCGAACGTGATCGTCTCGGCGTATCTGACGGGCACGGGCCTGTAGGACCCGGCAGGCGTCACCCGGCCCGGTCGGCGACCCGCTCCCCCCGAAGTCGCCGACCGGGCTGGTCCTCGACCACGCACGCTCGGGCTGCGGGAGTAACCCGGCGACGGCGCGGGAGGCCTGGGAGGCACGGTGGGTGCTGACTGCGGCCAGGGGCTGGGGTCGTATCCCTATGAGGAGACTCTAGAACGTATGAGCGCCCGGGCCTAGAGGCTGACTGACGCCAAGTCCCGTGCTCGTGGCTCTCCGTCATACGACCTGGTGGTACCTGGTCCTACGCGGGTGAGTCGGCGCCTCCGCCGCTCTCCCGGTGCAGCTCGGCGTCATCCTCGACGCCCTCGATGACCGCGCTCGCCACCTGGTCCAGGGGCAACCGGTGCCGTCGCGCGTACTGCCGTAGCGCCATGAACGCCCGGTCGGCGCGGACGCTCCAGCGCTCGGCGAGCATCCCATTGGCCTGCTCGATGCGGACTCTGCTGGAGAGGGCTTCCTGCAACTGCCCCGACAGGTCGCGGTACCGGGCGTAGGTGCTGCGGTTCTGCAGGCCGAGGGCGGCGGCGTCGGCGAGGGCCTGGGCGACATGGACCTCGGAGGTGACGTCGTCGGCCGCAGTGGTGTCGGGCAGCGTGGGCACGAACACGTTGAGGGCGCCCAGCAGCTTCTCGCGGCGGGCGCAGCGGGACTGCGAACGTTGTCACGATGTCGTGCCTGAGGGCCCGTTCGGTGAAGTCGGGCCAGCGGGCGTCCGCGTGGGCGATCCGAATGGAGACCGGCGGTACGGGCTCTCCCGAGCCGTAGCTGTCCGGACAGGGCCGCCGCCGTGCTGCGCCTCCAGCAGGTCCAGCGCCACCTGTTCGTCCCGGCTGCCGGCGGCCTGCGACACCGACCGGCCCCCGTCGATGAGCATCACCCCGGCCGCCCGGGCGTCGAGCAGTTCCACGCAGTGATCGGAGAGCCGTTGTAAGTACCGGGTGGCCTCGAAGCCCTCGACGAGGGTGTCCGCCGCCTCCACCAGTGCCGAGGCCGGCCGGATCTACCTGGTGGCGTACCGCATCGCTGAGCACTCCCCTTCGTCGACGAGCGCCCCGTACGGCGCGCACCTACCCCGACCTTCGGGGCTGTAACGGCTCGTGGACAAGGCTCCGGCGAGCTCGTGGGCGGCGCGACGGGTGTGTCACGATTGAGACTTGCCACGGTGCACCCAGGGGGGAATTGGATGTACGTCAGCAGGGGGGCCAGGAGGGCGACCCGCGCACGGGTTTCCGCGGCGGTGCTGGGGGCGGCACTGCTGCTCGCCGCGTGTTCGTCCTCGGGAGACGGAAACAAGGAGGGTGAAGGAGACAAGGCCGGTGCCGGGATCACCCAGCAGCCCAAGGAGGCCGACCCGTTCTGGGTCAACCCGGACGGCAACGCGGCCAAGCAGGTCGCCTCGTATGTGAAGAGCGGCAAGGACGACGAGGCCGAACAGATCCGCAAGATCGCCCAGCAGCCGACCGGCGAGTGGATCGGCCCGGAGAACCCGGAGCAGGAGGCACGCGGCTTCACCGAGGCCGCGGACAAGGCCGGCCGTACGGCCCTTCTGGTCCTCTACAACATCCCGCACCGCGACTGCGGCCAGTACTCCCAGGGCGGCGCCGCCGACGGCAACGCCTACCGGACCTGGATCGACGGTGTGGCGGCGGGCATCGGTGACCGCTCGGCGACGGTGATCCTCGAACCGGACGCGGTTCTGCACCTGGTCGACGGCTGCACCAAGGACGAGTTCCACGAGGAGCGCTACGACCTGCTCACCGGCGCCATCGAGAAGCTCAAGTCCCTGAAGAACACGAAGGTCTACCTGGACGCGGGCAACGCGGGCTGGGGCCACCCCGACCAGATCTTCGAGCCCCTGAAGTGGGCCGGTATCGCCAAGGCCGACGGCTTCTCGGTGAACGTCTCCAACTTCTACTCCACCAAGGACTCCATCGCCTACGGCAAGCAGCTCTCCGCCAAGGTCGGCAACAAACACTTCGTCATCGACACCAGCCGCAACGGCAACGGCCCGTACAAGGGCGGCGACGAGAGCGAACGCTGGTGCAACCCACCGGGCAGGGCGCTGGGGGAGACGCCGACGATAAAGACGGCGGATCCGCTGGTGGACGCCTACCTGTGGGTCAAACGCCCGGGTGAGTCGGACGGCGAGTGCAAGGGCGGCCCGAAGGCGGGTCAGTGGTGGCCGACCTACGCCTTGAAGCTGGCAGGGGCTTCAACTCCCTAGGGGCGCGACCAGCCACAACGCTCCCGCACCCGAAAGCAAAGGTGCGGGAGCGTTTTTGGTATTACGGCACTCGAACCCACTGCGCCTTCGACGGCGTCCCTTGGTCATCGTCGACGAACAGCATGTACCACCCCGACTGCACCAGATTCTTGTTCGCCGGCACAGTCACCTTCACCTTGTCCCCGGAGACCGTGAACTTCAGCTCGATGGACCGCTGATCCACATCGGTCACATGCGTGGACGCACTGGGCCGGATCAACCGCACCTTCTTGATCACAGAAGCCTGCGGAGACGTGAACGTCCCCGAAGCCCCCCGGGCGATCGTCTGCGGCCCCCCGGACAGTGACGGCCGGGAATCCCGGTACAGATAGGGCGGCGTATAGATCTCGATCCGCTGCTCGAAGACACCCGGCTTCGTGTTCGCCTTGTCCCCGTACAGCGAGTCCGACCCGAAGAACATCACCCGCCCGTCCGGCAACAGCAGCGACCCGGAGTGGTAGTTGCGCCCCACGAGAGGATCGGCCACCGACTCGAACGTGTTCGTGTCGGGGTGGTACAGCCGGGCCTGGAGGATGTTGGAGTCACCGCGCCCGCGATAGTCCTCCGACCCCCCGGACACCAGCACGCTGTCGTCGGGAAGGATCGACGCCTGCGGATAGCGGGTCCCCTTCTCCAGCGTCGGCCCGTCCACGAACTTCGGGCTGTCCGCCTTCATGTCCACGAGCCGCGTCCTGTTGCTGGACAGCTTGGACTCGCCGACCCCGCCGCCCCCGATCACCATGTACTTCTCGTCCTGCGCCGGCGGCAGCAGCACGGTCCCGGAGGTCTCCATCGCGTTGGCGTCGCTGAGCCCCGGGATCTTCGTGAACTTGTTGGTGTCCACGTCCCAGATGCCCGGCACCCGGCCCACGTTGTCCGGCCCGTACCCCGCGTTCGACCCCGAGTAGAAGACCTTGCCGTTCTGCATGAGGAACAGCGCCGGGTACGTCGGGAACTGCCGGACCTTCGGCAGGTACGTCCACTTCTTGGTCTTCGGGTCGAAGACCTCGTTCTTGCCCGGTACCAGCTGCCCGATGTCGTCGAGCCCGGAGACACTGAGGATCTTCCCGTCGCTCAGGGTCGTGAGCGTGGGATACCAGCGGGCCTCCTTCATCGGGTCGACCTTGATGTACTTCTCGGCGACCGGGTCGAACTCGAAGGCGTCCCGGATCCCCTGGAAGTCCTTCTTGTCGAGCGCGAGCTTCTGCGCGATGCCGTAGGTGTTACGGGCATCGGTGCCGGTCAGACCCTGGATCCGGTAGTTGTCCTGCGTGCCCGTCTCGTACTTGGCGCCGCTCTTCTGCGCCTCGACATAGATACGCCCGAGGCCGGGGTCGTTGCGCAGGAACTTCCCGGTCTGCTTGTCGAAGACCTTCGTGGCCCGCTCCACGACGACCGGGTCCTTGGAGACGAAGGTCCGGCCGTTCTCCTTGCCGGTGAACTTGGTGCCCGCCGGCAGGGTGATCGGCTGGTCCGGGTTCTCGTTGTGGACGATCATCAGGCCGCCGGCCTTGGTGACGTCGCCCTTGAGCTTCTCGTACCGCTTGGTACCGCCGGCGATCAGCAGATTGCCGTTCGCGAGCTGCGTGTGCCCGGTGCAGAACAGGTCGCTGGGTGTCGGCACCTTCTTGATCGTGCCCTTGACCGGGTCCCAGATCCGAGTGTCGAACTTCTTGGCGTCGAAGTTGTCCTGGTTGTTGCCCGAGCCCGCCACCAGCAGCACCTTCCCGGTGCGCAGCAGCGCCGCGTGGATGGTGTTCTGCCGGTACTTCTCGGGGAAGTCGAGGATCTCCCACTTGCCGTTCTCGGCTTTGTACTCGGGCTTGTTGATCTGGTACTGGTGGTATTTCTCCGTCCCGAAGCGGTACAGCCACGGGCCGTTCATCCCGGCCAGCGCGAGCACCACCGCCGTACCGATCGCGAGTCGACGGGCGCGGCGGCGGCCTGCACGGTCGTTCATTCCTTACGTCCCCCAAGTCCACCAAGGGCGATTTGCATGGTCTGGTCGTTGCCCCCGTCGCCCCCCTCCGGGTTCGAGGCGGCGGCCCAGGTCGGCTTGTGGGCCGGGGCGTGCGGGGCCGGGGCGTGCTGGGCAGGCAGCGGCTGCGGCTGGTACTGCGCCGGGATCTGAGCCGGGACCACCGGCCCCTGGGGCGCCTCGGCGGCCGCGGCGGGCTTCTTCTTCGCCTGTCGCAGCATGTGCCGCCAGGTGAAGATCGGTGTCGCGGTGATCAGCATGGCGAAGGTCGCCCAGATGATCATCGCGGGATGCGAGTGCCCCAGGGCGACACCGGCACCGATCGAGCCACCGAAGATCAGGATGAAGTACCAGTGATAGCGGAAGGTCGCGAACCACCGGTCGGGGCTGGCCGAGTCGCCCTTGGGCGTCACCACGAACTTGCTCTTGCGCCGCAGCAGCGAGTCCACCAGCGCCTTCGCGTACAGCGGGGCGGACAGCGCCGACATCACCATGCCCGCGACCCCGCCGGAGCCCTCGGGCTCGTGCGGGGAGACGTTGTGGCGGCGGTTCCAGATGTACAGGCCGATCTGGAGCGCGGAGGCGTTGCCGTAGAGCATCAGCCACACGGTCGGGTCGATGTTCACACCCGAGGCGCCCAGGCCCAGGAACAGCGCGCAACTCAGGGCCGCGAGGATCCAGTTGAGGGCGGACATCGGGTAGAAGATGATCATCATCGTGTAGTTGAAGAGCTTGCTCGGCGGCAGCGAGTACCAGCCCTTCCAGTACTGCTTGAGGATGGTCTCGTACGTCCCCCGCGACCAGCGCATCTGCTGGGTGAAGAAGTCGGTCCAGGCGCTGGGGCCCTCACCGACCGCGAGCACGTCCGGGGTGTAGACCGAGCGCCACTTCCTGCCGGTCGCCGGGTTCTTGGCGCGGTGGATCTCGAAGCCGGTGGCCATGTCCTCGGTGATCGAGTCGTACAGCCCGCCGATCTGCTTCAGCGCCTTGATCCGTACGGCGTTGGAGGTGCCCACGAACATCGGGGCGCCGTACTTGTTGCCGGCGCGCTGGATCAGCGCGTGGAAGAGGAACTGCTGGGACTCGGCGGCCTTGGTGACGAAGTTGTCGTAGTTGCCGTAGACCTGCGGGCCGATCACGAAGCCGATGTCCGGGTCGCGGAAGAAGCCGAGCATCCGCTCCAGGTAGTTGGGCAGCGGCACGTGGTCGGTGTCCACGGAGGCGAAGAAGTCGTACTGGTCGCCGTGCGCGTCCAGCCAGGCGTTGTAGTTGCCGTGCTTGGTCTTGGCGCGGTGCGGGCCCTTGGCCTGGTTCCACTTCTCGACGCCCTTGCGGGAGAAGTGGTGCACGCCGAGCCGGGCGCACACCTCTTTGACCGCCGGGTCGTCGCCCTCGTCCAGGAGCCAGACATGCATGAGGCCGCGGTGGCGGATCTTCACCGCGGCTTCCAGGGTCTTCGTCACCATCTCCAGCGGCTCCTTGCCGGGCACGAAGGAGGTGAGGAAGGCGACTCTGGTGCCGGTCTCGGGTACCACCGGGATCGGGTCGCGGGCGACCAGGGTGGCGTGCGCGTTGGACAGGACGTTCATGCAGCGGAAGAACTCGATCAGGCCGATCGAGACGAGCATGACGATGTCCAGGGCAGGCAGCCAGGAGAAGGCCGGGTAGTCCCGCTCGGTCCAGTGCTCGGGCTGCAGCAGCCAGCCCAGCAGGACCAGCGAGAGCAGCGGTGCCGCGGCCAGCATCAGGGCGACCCGGATGCGGTGCGGCTCCTGCGAGATCAGCGAGCGGTACTGCACCTTGTAGGGCTGGCCCGGATCGGGCTGCGTGAGGGGACCGGCCAGTCTGCTGTAGTGCTCGTAGTCGTATTTCGGAAGCGTCTTCTTTATCCGGCGCAGAGTGCCGGTCCGATGCGAAGGCAGCCTGAGCTGAGTGGTGTCGGACGGGTCGAAGTTCTGCCGGGCGCCCGTCGGCGTCGACGTCATGAGTCATCCCCCCACACGCGAACGAGCCGCGTGTCGTCGGTTCCTTACGACTGCTCTGGTCCCCCTCGACCTTCACAGGCGTATCAGTGGTGGGCCGCAGTCACCACAATCTTCACAGCATTAGACAGGTAACAGCGACCTTCCGGTTGCAGACGCCCCCCTCGGCATCCTCCGAAGCGGGGCCCCTTTCCCCGCAACTCCGGCAACCGGATCCTTGCCCCCCAACTGCCGCGTATCCGCAGCATCTTGAAAAACCAGGGTTCTACGGTGCTCATCATGATCGCAAGATGCGAAACGCGGTGTTTACCGGTCATACGCGTTCAATGTGGCGCCTGTCATGCAAGAAGGCCCCTCGCCCGAGCCAGGGACCTTCCATGTTTCAACAGTGAAGGCCCCCCAGTGTCGTGGGAGGCCTTCGGTCGTCTGTGCGCCGCCAGGGACTCGAACCCCGGACCCGCTGATTAAGAGTCAGCTGCTCTAACCAACTGAGCTAGCGGCGCCTGCTGACCTGCACGACTCTACCGGATGCCGGAGGGTGCTCCGGAACGCTCCCGGGGGAGCGGCGTACATCATTCGGACCGTCAGCATGCGCAGTCGGGCGACAGTTGAGAAACTGACGATTGTGCACAGTTGCGGACA includes:
- a CDS encoding Gfo/Idh/MocA family oxidoreductase, translating into MTAADLRVGLVGYGLAGSVFHAPLIAATEGLTLDTVVTSNPERQEQARAEFPDVRTVAGADELFARAADLDLIVIASPNKTHVPLATTALKAGLPVVVDKPIAGTAAEARGLAALAEERGLLLSVFQNRRWDNDFLTLRKLLDEGELGDVWRFESRFERWRPQPKGGWRESGDPAEVGGLLYDLGSHVVDQALTLFGPAASVYAEADVRRPGAEIDDDTFIAITHASGVRSHLYVSATTAQLGPRFRVLGSKAGYVKYGLDPQETALREGERPGTAAGWGREPESLWGRLGSGESPVTGGGSPVPTLSGDYPAYYAAVARALSGGGTNPVTALEAAAALDVLEAARRSAHDGVAVEL
- a CDS encoding HAD-IIA family hydrolase; amino-acid sequence: MADRKPIDSWLTDMDGVLIHEGVPIPGADAFLKKLRESGKPFLVLTNNSIYTPRDLHARLRRMGLDVPIENIWTSALATAQFLDDQRPEGTAYVIGEAGLTTALHDIGYILTDHEPDYVVLGETRTYSFEAMTKAVRLINDGARFICTNPDETGPSAEGALPATGAVAALITKATGKQPYFAGKPNPLMMRTGLNTIGAHSETSAMIGDRMDTDVLAGMEAGMQTFLVLTGLTRPEQVEDFPYRPSKVVDSIADLVDRI
- a CDS encoding class F sortase, whose protein sequence is MSDRFSDQEGGPAHRAHVSGTGRLVAGVTWAVLLLGLWLWGREVTGVRHAMSAPTTGDVAAVGRPPEAVELPPAARPLKGARPQRLDIPDLGVQAPVVARGLDARGALDPPPFGQPGIVGWYAAGAKPGAAGTALMVGHVDTETRPAVFHRISALKPGETVRVIRDDGRVAEFTVDDVRVVSRESFDAHQAYGPRESGRAELRLITCGGTFDRATRSYSANVIVSAYLTGTGL
- a CDS encoding ANTAR domain-containing protein, which translates into the protein MPTLPDTTAADDVTSEVHVAQALADAAALGLQNRSTYARYRDLSGQLQEALSSRVRIEQANGMLAERWSVRADRAFMALRQYARRHRLPLDQVASAVIEGVEDDAELHRESGGGADSPA
- a CDS encoding glycoside hydrolase family 6 protein, which produces MYVSRGARRATRARVSAAVLGAALLLAACSSSGDGNKEGEGDKAGAGITQQPKEADPFWVNPDGNAAKQVASYVKSGKDDEAEQIRKIAQQPTGEWIGPENPEQEARGFTEAADKAGRTALLVLYNIPHRDCGQYSQGGAADGNAYRTWIDGVAAGIGDRSATVILEPDAVLHLVDGCTKDEFHEERYDLLTGAIEKLKSLKNTKVYLDAGNAGWGHPDQIFEPLKWAGIAKADGFSVNVSNFYSTKDSIAYGKQLSAKVGNKHFVIDTSRNGNGPYKGGDESERWCNPPGRALGETPTIKTADPLVDAYLWVKRPGESDGECKGGPKAGQWWPTYALKLAGASTP
- a CDS encoding kelch motif-containing protein produces the protein MNDRAGRRRARRLAIGTAVVLALAGMNGPWLYRFGTEKYHQYQINKPEYKAENGKWEILDFPEKYRQNTIHAALLRTGKVLLVAGSGNNQDNFDAKKFDTRIWDPVKGTIKKVPTPSDLFCTGHTQLANGNLLIAGGTKRYEKLKGDVTKAGGLMIVHNENPDQPITLPAGTKFTGKENGRTFVSKDPVVVERATKVFDKQTGKFLRNDPGLGRIYVEAQKSGAKYETGTQDNYRIQGLTGTDARNTYGIAQKLALDKKDFQGIRDAFEFDPVAEKYIKVDPMKEARWYPTLTTLSDGKILSVSGLDDIGQLVPGKNEVFDPKTKKWTYLPKVRQFPTYPALFLMQNGKVFYSGSNAGYGPDNVGRVPGIWDVDTNKFTKIPGLSDANAMETSGTVLLPPAQDEKYMVIGGGGVGESKLSSNRTRLVDMKADSPKFVDGPTLEKGTRYPQASILPDDSVLVSGGSEDYRGRGDSNILQARLYHPDTNTFESVADPLVGRNYHSGSLLLPDGRVMFFGSDSLYGDKANTKPGVFEQRIEIYTPPYLYRDSRPSLSGGPQTIARGASGTFTSPQASVIKKVRLIRPSASTHVTDVDQRSIELKFTVSGDKVKVTVPANKNLVQSGWYMLFVDDDQGTPSKAQWVRVP
- a CDS encoding glycosyltransferase family 2 protein — translated: MTSTPTGARQNFDPSDTTQLRLPSHRTGTLRRIKKTLPKYDYEHYSRLAGPLTQPDPGQPYKVQYRSLISQEPHRIRVALMLAAAPLLSLVLLGWLLQPEHWTERDYPAFSWLPALDIVMLVSIGLIEFFRCMNVLSNAHATLVARDPIPVVPETGTRVAFLTSFVPGKEPLEMVTKTLEAAVKIRHRGLMHVWLLDEGDDPAVKEVCARLGVHHFSRKGVEKWNQAKGPHRAKTKHGNYNAWLDAHGDQYDFFASVDTDHVPLPNYLERMLGFFRDPDIGFVIGPQVYGNYDNFVTKAAESQQFLFHALIQRAGNKYGAPMFVGTSNAVRIKALKQIGGLYDSITEDMATGFEIHRAKNPATGRKWRSVYTPDVLAVGEGPSAWTDFFTQQMRWSRGTYETILKQYWKGWYSLPPSKLFNYTMMIIFYPMSALNWILAALSCALFLGLGASGVNIDPTVWLMLYGNASALQIGLYIWNRRHNVSPHEPEGSGGVAGMVMSALSAPLYAKALVDSLLRRKSKFVVTPKGDSASPDRWFATFRYHWYFILIFGGSIGAGVALGHSHPAMIIWATFAMLITATPIFTWRHMLRQAKKKPAAAAEAPQGPVVPAQIPAQYQPQPLPAQHAPAPHAPAHKPTWAAASNPEGGDGGNDQTMQIALGGLGGRKE